A single Cupriavidus sp. D39 DNA region contains:
- the rimI gene encoding ribosomal protein S18-alanine N-acetyltransferase, translating to MPSLPAGWSLGRMTALDVEAVAQIEARAYSHPWTRGNFENSVKAGHIGLTLRDNGSVLIAYTVLMPVVDEMHLLNITVDPERQRGGLGRLLLAAAMATSHAHHLHTMLLEVRPSNVGAIELYRQAGFAEIGRRKGYYPAAGQTREDALVLRRAWAPTEAMP from the coding sequence ATGCCAAGCTTGCCGGCAGGCTGGAGCCTCGGCCGCATGACGGCGCTGGATGTGGAAGCCGTGGCGCAGATCGAGGCCCGGGCCTACAGCCACCCATGGACGCGCGGCAACTTCGAGAATTCCGTCAAGGCCGGGCACATCGGCCTGACCTTGCGGGATAACGGGAGCGTGCTGATCGCCTACACGGTGCTGATGCCGGTCGTCGACGAGATGCACCTGCTCAATATCACGGTGGACCCGGAGCGCCAGCGCGGCGGCCTTGGCCGGCTGCTGCTGGCCGCTGCCATGGCTACCTCGCACGCGCACCATCTCCACACCATGCTGCTCGAAGTGCGGCCTTCCAACGTGGGCGCCATCGAGCTGTACCGGCAGGCAGGCTTTGCCGAGATCGGCCGGCGCAAGGGCTATTACCCCGCAGCCGGCCAGACGCGTGAGGATGCGCTTGTGCTGCGCCGCGCGTGGGCGCCCACGGAGGCCATGCCATGA
- a CDS encoding acyl-CoA-binding protein, translating into MSDLQARFAQAQIDVKQLTERPSNMTLLRLYALFKQGSEGDAHGDKPGMTDFVGRYKFEAWETLKGTAQEEAQEKYIALVEELRSGATA; encoded by the coding sequence ATGAGCGACCTGCAGGCACGCTTCGCCCAAGCCCAGATCGACGTCAAGCAACTGACCGAGCGCCCCAGCAACATGACCCTGCTGCGCCTCTACGCGCTGTTCAAGCAAGGCAGCGAGGGCGACGCCCATGGCGACAAGCCGGGCATGACCGATTTCGTCGGCCGCTACAAGTTCGAAGCCTGGGAAACGCTCAAGGGCACCGCCCAGGAAGAGGCGCAGGAAAAATACATCGCGCTGGTGGAAGAGCTGCGCAGCGGCGCCACCGCCTGA